The Pongo pygmaeus isolate AG05252 chromosome 18, NHGRI_mPonPyg2-v2.0_pri, whole genome shotgun sequence DNA window GCCTAGGCTGGCCGGGTCTGGGGAAAGTGGGCTGGCCCGGGGCTGCTCCTGAGTTCTGCCAGGCAGCACCACGCCTGGGATGGGCACCAACCATGTCCGTCTCCTCCCTTCCCGCAGTCCAGGGCCAAGGCTTGTGTTCAATCGTGTGAATGGCCGGCGGGCCCCCTCCACGTCCCCATCCCTCGAGGGGACCCAGGAGACCTACACACTGGCCCACGAGGAGAATGTCCGCTTTGTGTCCGAAGGTAGCGAGCGGGGCCAGAGGGTGCGGCATAGGCTGCTGGGTCGCAAAAACATGGACCCGGGATGGCCCCACTTCAAGCTGACCCCCAGCCGCTGCAGGGCTGTGCTTTTCCTTGGCACTCTGCCCTTGTGTCCTGTGACCAGCCCTGTGTGGGGCTGGAGTCCAGGGTGACCATCAGGCCCTGGGTGGGCGATGGGGTGCCTGGGACCTGGCTCAGCCCGACTACCCTCCTCCCACAGCCTGGCAGCAGGTGCAGCAGCAGCTGGATGGTGGCCCAGCCGGTGAGGGCGGGCCAAGGCCTGTGCAGTACGTGGAGAGGATCCCCAATCCCCGGCTGCAGAGTGAGCCCCCCAACCCTGTCCCTCGAGGAGAGACCCCCCAGCCCCTCTGATCCTGACCCAGGCCCTGCCAGATTCCCACCCCAGGGGATGAGGGAGGGGACTCTTGTGCAGAAACCCCTTCCCAGCGCCTGCCGCACTCAGAGTCCGGGTGAGCGGCTTGTGGTTAGCTCCAGGGGAGAGATGCTGGCCGGCCTGGGAGGCAGCATCACTGCCCAGCCTTCTCTGCCCACAGACTTCGTGCCCATTGACCTAGACGAGTGGTGGGCGCAGCAGTTCCTGGCGAGAATCACCAGCTGTTCCTAGTGGCTGCTGGGAGGGGGCGCTGCTACACGGCCGACCTGACGCCAGGAGAGAAGCATGGCGCCCTGCCCACCCACTGCATCTGGCTGGGTGCCGGCCACACCTGAAGTGCCAGCATTTGGACTTTTGCACCTGTTTTTCCCTTGGCCCGGCTGTCCCAACCAAGCTGCCATGGCCAGGGGCCGAGCCCGTCTGACCTCAGCCCTGCTCACTGTGCCCAGGGACCAGCGACCAGCCCCTGGGGCTAGCAGGGAGGAGCTCCAGGCTAATAAAGTCGAGAAACTGTCTTTGGAGTGTCTTtgacttgggagggtgtagggGGGTTCTCATGTCCAGTTCCAGTCCACAGCCTGGGACGCCAGGCCCAGCACAAACTCCCCTTGTAGCCCTGTCCCCTCAGGCCCTTAGCTTCTCACCCAGCTGCCCTGTGACAGGTAGGAGGGACGTTGGCAAGCTCACCTTGTTTGGAAGTCTGTGGACCCcactttgctcctccttcctctctcgtTGGCGTTGACTGGGACCACAGCCGAGACTCAAGGCCTAAAGACATTGAATGGCCCTGGAGTGCAGTCCTGACCACCAACCCCCACCACCAGCATTGGGGCTGTGTCTCATAACGCCAGGTGCCATTCTGAATCCGCCAGGCCCGGCCGCAGGACACTGGGCGAAGGAATACGTGGGGAACCTGCCAGGACGAACGCGGGAACCAGGCCCTCCGCGGGCGCCCTCACTACCTTCCCTGATAGACAGGCATGACCCAGCCCACCTGAGTCAGGACCCAGGGTACCCAGGTGTGGACCAGGGGCCTCTGGACGGCGGGAGAGCGGCAGGGTGAGGCCCGGCTGTCCGTGGCATGGCCAGGCCTCAGCGCGACCTCGCCTCGCTGCTTGCATGCGGCGGGAGCCCCGGCCGGTCGAGGCGCTGACAGGTGGGCGCGGGGGAGGGTCCGCAACCCGCGCGGGCTTCGAAGCCGGTCGAGCTAACACGGGGCTGCCTCGGGAGGCCCGCGGGGCAAAGGGCAGCGGGATTAGCGGCTGGAGCAACCCTGGAGGCCGCTGACGTGAGCGGGAAACTGCCAAGGGGGAGGTCACGTGGCCAGGGCGCCGCCATGACGGCGGAAGTGATGGCGGAAGTGGCACTGTTGCCAGGCAGCCGTTGCCTGGCGTCGCGGGGCGTGCTCTGCGCTGGGCGcgcagaggccaaggcgggaagctCGAGCGGCGGCGCCATGGCCCGAGGTAGCGCGCGGCGGGCGGGGGTCCCGGGTTCCGGGATCCAGGGTCGGCGGCCGGAGCGCTCAGGGCCCCGCCTAGGCCCTGAGGCCAGAGCCCCCGCTCAGGCAGGGTCCCGTCTGCCGGGCTCCCACCCTCGGGCTTCCGGAGCTTGGCTTCCCTCGGGCGCCCGTGCTCGTCCCGCCAGCCTGGCTGGCGTGGGCGTCGCCGGGGAAGGCGTGGAGAGCcccggctcctgcctgctccccgAAGCCCGGCCCAGCCCCGCAGTGGCCCCGGCTCGCGTGGCCGAGTCCCCTGACGCCCGGCGCCCGCTCCCCACAGCGTGGCAGCACCCGTTCCTCAACGTCTTCAGACACTTCCGGGTGGACGAGTGGAAGCGCTCCGCCAAGCAGGGGGACGTGGCCGTGGTCACGGTAGGCGGCCGGGGGCTCGCCCGGAGCCCgcacccctgccctgccccgcccccgAGGGCCCCCTCGCCCCCGCTGCACTTCTCCTGGGGCTGTCGGTGATGCGAGCTCCCGCTTCTCCAGGACAAGACCCTGAAGGGCGCCGTGTATCGCATTCGGGGCTCAGTCTCTGCCGCCAACTACATCCAGCTCCCTGGGAGCAGCACCCAGTCCCTGGGGCTGACGGGACGATACCTGTACGTGCTTTTTCGGCCCCTGCCCGGCAAGCACTTCGTCATCCACTTGGATGTGTCCACCAAGGTATGGAGCCCGCGCCTGGGGGCTGCGTGGGAGCCCCGGCACCCCTGCGGCCCCTGTCTCCTCACGGCCCTGCTCCGTCCCCACAGGACAACCAAGTCATCCGTGTGTCTTTCTCCAACCTCTTCAAGGAGTTTAAGTCTACGGCCACGTGGCTCCAGTTTCCCTTGGTCCTGGAGACCAGGACACCTCAGAGAGGTGACACCAAGATGGGGTGTGGATGGTCCAGGACAGGTGACTGGAGGGAGCTGGTGCAGGCCCAGTGAGGCTCCTCTGTGGCCTGGAGGACAATCTGGCGGGGGCACAAGCTCACAGTTCTGGGAGTCGGGGGCTGTCAGGAGGGTAGGCACTGACCTGAGTGTCCATCCTGCAGATCTGGTGGGTTTGGCCCCCTCCAGAGCCCGCTGGACCTGCCTGCAGCTCGACCTGCAGGACATTCTCCTGGTCTACCTGAACCGGTGCTACGGCCATCTCAAGAGTATCAGGCTGTGCGCCAGCCTGCTGGTCAGGAACCTGTACACCAGCGACCTGTGCTTTGAGCCTGGTGAGGGCTGCACCTGCGCTCCCCGCTCCATATCTCACACATGCTCTCAGCCCTGGAGAGACCCGAGTCCAGGGTTCTTGGGAAAGTACAGTGCTCAAGCTGTGCTGTCTCTGAGCTCTGGCCAGAACCCCATCCCGGAGGCAGCTCTGGGGTCAGAACCCATCCCAGAGGCAGCCCTGGGGTGGGGCGGTGGCTGGGCTGCTGGCATGGCAGTGCCTTGGCGGGTGCCCGGTGCTCAGGTGGCCAAACAGCCTCCCTTGACCTGGAACAACCCTGCTCCTTGTAGCCATCTCTGGGGCCCAGTGGGCAAAGCTGCCCGTGACTCCTATGCCTCGGGAAATGGCATTCCCTGTGCCCAAGGGAGAGAGCTGGCATGACCGCTACATCCACGTCCGGTGAGTGGTTCTGCTTCTTTCGAGGGAGGCCTCGGTGGTGGGAGGGTGGGTGGCCCTTGGGCCTCCAGACACTTGACTCTCCCTCTGCTTGCCAAGGTTTCCAAGTGACAGCTTGAAAGTGCCTTCCAAGCTGATAGAGAAGAGCTGTTCCCCTCCTGAGGCAGGTGGGTCTGGGGGGTCAGCGGGGACCCAGATTAAGGCCTGTAGGGTGTGTGGGGCTCGGTAGgagagggcagggctgggaaAGGACCCAGTGGTGTGCTGGCTACAGCTAGTGCAGGGATCCAGGAAAGCCCGTAGGTTGTCTGAGCTCCCAGAACCACGAGGGTGAGAAGTCTGTGTAAGGGGTACCTGGGGGCCTCAAGCTTTCTAGCTGGAAGAGGAGAGTTTCAGGGCCTAGGGTGGAAGTGGGGATACCGGCTGTGGGTCCTGCAGAGCTGGTGAGGCTGGGCCACTTgctgctgcccctccccaggCCTCACCCTCACCAGGCGTCTGCACAGCTGGCCCCTGGGTCACTGGGGTTCTTTGCTCTGTTGTAGTCCTCCTGGGGCCGGGGCCACAGCCTCTCCCTTGCCCGGTGGCCTCCAGCAAACCTGTGCGGTTCAGTGTGTCTCCAGTGGTCCAGACGCCCAGCCCCACAGCCGTGAGTACCCCTTCGCCCTATGAGATGGGGTTGGGGCGTGATGGCCCAGGGTGCTGATGGGCACTTGTCCCCCAACAGTCTGGCCGGGCCCCCTTGGCACCCAGGCCCTTCCTGGAGGTCAGCCTGTCCCAAGAGCGCTCAGACGCCTCGAACGTGGATGGCCCCGGTTTCCATAGCCTTGAGCCCTGGGCCCACGTGGAGGCCTCTGACGTCCACACGGCTGCTGCCGGCACCCATGTGTTGACTCACGAGTCGGCTGAGGTGCCTGTGGTCCGCACCGGCTCCTGCGAGGTGAGTGCCCATCCCACAGCAGGCGGGGCCCGGTGAGGTGTGGGCTGGGGCAGTTGGTAGCCCGCCATGAGAGGCATTTAGAACGGATGTGCCTCCGACGGTCTCCTCTTGTTCAGCCTCCTGGCGAGGAGCAGAGCTGGCGAGAGGCGGCTTTGGGGAAGAATCTCTGTCCACAAAGAGTAAGGAAGGGCTTCTGCTCACCCCCAATGCCCCAGCCCCAGGTGGTCTGTGGGGGACCCTCGAAGGTCTGGCAGTGCAGCTGGAGTCCCAGCTTCCACCCTACCACAGCCAGCAGGAGCCACCCAGGACCAGGGCAGTCTTCTTGAGAGGCAGGACCCAGCTAGGGGTTGGCGGGGCTTGGGGTTGGTCGGACATTCTGGGGGCCTGGCTGAGCCTCCCAGGACCTTGATGTGAATGGCTGTTTCAGGGCTTCCTCCCAGACCCGGTCCTGAGGCTCAAGGGCGTCATCGGCTTTGGGGGCCACAGCACCAGACAGGTGAGACTTCTGTGGCTGTATCCAGAGCAGCTCTCATTGGCCGGCTCGAGCGCTGAGTACAGAACGGGGAGAGAGGAGAGACCTATGTCTTGTGGTGGCTGTATGGGCTCCCGAGCCCCCTTGGCACAGCAGTCCCATCCCCCTGCAGACTGCTGCTTCCTGCATGCTCAGGCTCCTGCCCCGCCCACAGCTGCTGTCACCTCCTGGTGCCCGGGGGCTCTCAGGGTCACGGGCATCTCTTACTCACTGGCTGGGCTAAGTGCTCCCCCCGAAGACCCAGAGCTGTCACATCTTTAGAGCTCTCATGATCCAGACCAGCAGTGTGGGGCCAGGCTGTGGGCACAACCTGTAGGTCCCTGATGGGTGACGTGGGCCTTCTAGGAGAGGACCCTCATGGCAGAGGAGGTGGCCTTTCCCTCTGCCCCAGTGGCCTTGGGCCCTTGTCAGGCCCTGCTGGGTGCCTGCTCTGAGTGTTTGGGGGCCCTTTGGCCTTTCGTTACCCCTACCCCGGAGTTTCTTGCACTGGAGGCGGGGCTTAGACAGgcatctgtgcatgtgtgttcacGTGTCTGCTTGAGTGTTCCAGCTGTTCTTTTGACGCATGCAGCCTGTGACTTGTGTATGTAGTGTGTGCAGGGTGTGTGTTCTCTCTTGCCCCTGGGTGGCTGTGTGCCCAGGTGTGTGTGCCAGGCCTGCCACCCCCTCTCCCTGGGCTGGAGTGGGAGGTGAGGCTGACCTCCCGGCAGCCAGGAGGGCCCTGGCGTAGCACCAGTcctcagccccccacccccttgtgccaggccctgtggacCCCGGACGGGGCAGCTGTCGTGTACCCCTGCCATGCGGTCATTGTCGTCCTGCTTGTGGACACAGGGGAGCAGCGCTTCTTCCTCGGCCACACAGACAAGGTGGGTGCTGCCCGGGCCCGgggcggctcacacctgcagcCCCTGCACCCTCCCTCACCCTTCTGCCTCCTAGGTCTCCGCCCTGGCGCTGGATGGCAGCAGCTCACTATTGGCCTCGGCCCAGGCAAGGGCCCCCAGTGTGATGCGGCTCTGGGACTTCCAGACCGGGCAGTGCCTGTGCCTGTTCCGGAGCCCAGTGCACGTTGTCTGCTCTCTCAGGTGAGCACAGGTGTGCCCCAtgcagggggtgggggtcagCCCAGGCGACACTGACAACCTCCTCCCTGTTCACAGCTTCTCTGACAGCGGGGCCCTTCTCTGCGGGGTTGGCAAGGACCACCACGGGAGGACGGTAACAGGGCCCTGGCcgggggttggggtggggccgTCCTGATGCAGGCAGACAGCTGGAAGGGTCTTGGTTTTCTGAGACTCCACCTTCATGTGATGCTGGGTCCCTGCTCTGTGTCCTCCCTGTCGTGGGGCTCTGTGCACTCCAGTGTGCATGCCGCCCCCGTGCCCTGCATAGAAACCACCACCAgcagctcacatttcatgtcTTGGCTTTTCGGCCATCGGAGTCGGTTTAAGTCAGCATTTACACACCTCGCCTCGTTCTCTCTGCTGGTGATGCGGTTGAGAGATTTTCACATGGCAGAGCCCCTGCAGCTGACCCACGCTTGGGCGTCAATGGCACCTCTACACAGCCGAAGCACCCGGCGTCTTGGTGGGGGcacctttttaaacattttttttttttttgagggagggccttgttctgtcacctaggctggaatgcagtggtgcaatcatagctcactgcagcctcgaccctcTCCCTGACCTCCCTGCCagctggactcaagccatcctcctgcctcggcttcccagatcGCTGggccacaggcgtgtgccaccgcacctggctaactttttttttttttttttttttgagacagcatctcgctctgtcacccaggatggagggcagtggcgcgatcttggctcactgcaagctccgcctcccgggttcacaccattctcctgcctcagcctccccagtagctgggactacaggcgcctgctaacatgcctggctaatttttttttttttctatttttagtagagatagggtttcaccgtgttagccaagatggtctcacgttttgtttttttaactttttgtagagatagggtttcattacattcctcaggctggtctcaaactccagggctcaagcagtcctcccacctcagcctcccaaagtgctgggatcacaggcgtgagccactgtgcccagccacgaGCTGCTTTTTATCCACCTTCTGGGCTTGTGGGTGGGTTTGTACTTCTCTGCGAATGGGTTGCAGCGCTCCGCATCACGGGTCTCTGTAGAAGTCCCGAAGCTTCAGGATGAGAAGATGGAGGGGcttgtttccttccacattccgcGGCCGCACACTCAGAGGCTGGTCTCCGCGTGAGAAAAGCCAGCTCCGGGTGGGGCTCAGCTGGGCCTTGCAGAATCAAGGCGGCACTGACTGGCCCTGCCACGCAGGCTCAGCCTGGGCTTGTTGCAGATGGTGGTGGCCTGGGGCACTGGCCAGGTGGGCCTCGGTGGCGAGGTGGTCGTTCTGGCAAAGGCGCACACTGACTTTGACGTCCAGGCCTTCCGGGTCACCTTTTTTGATGAAACCAGGTGATACAGCCGCCCATCCACGATGTTGGGAGAGGGTCTGGGCCTGGAGTGGGGGCTGAGGCCTGAGCACCTCCCCCGGCTTGGTTGTGTGTCGCTGCGTCTCCTGGCGGGTCAGGGCACTGCGGGCTGCGGCGGTGCTCAGTCCTCATTCCTTGCAGGATGGCGTCGTGTGGGCAGGGCAGCGTGCGGCTCTGGCGGCTGCGTGGCGGGGCGCTGCGTTCCTGCCCTGTGGACTTAGGGGAGCACCACACACTGCAGTTCACCGACCTCGCCTTCAAGCAGGCCCAGGACGGCCGCCTGGAGCCGTTGGCTGCCATGCTGTGAGTCCCTGCCCTTCCCCACGGCCTGCCCCAGCGTGGGGGCCCTGGTGCCTGGTACCCTGAGGGCCTCACCTTCCCTGCTGCCTCCTCGGGCAGCTTCGTGTGCAGCCGCAGCGGCCACATCTTGGAGATTGACTGTCAGCGCATGGTCGTGCGGCATGCCCGCCGCCTGCTCCCCACACGGACTCCGGGCGGCCGCCACCCGCAGAAGCAGACCTTCAGCTCAGGTAAGAGGGCGCCCGCCACGTGGCGAGGGTGGCAGGGACACCGAGGCACTGACGCCTCCCCGCCCCCAGGCCCCGGCATTGCCATCAGCAGCCTCAGCATCTCCCCGGCCATGTGTGCTGTGGGCTCTGAGGACGGCTTCCTGCGGCTCTGGCCCCTGGACTTCTCCTCGGTGCTCCTGGAGGCAGGTGATGCTGTGGGCACGCTCTCCCAACTCCGGGAGAGCCTCGCCTGGATGCTGGGGCGGGGAAGGCCCAGTACCCGGGACTTTGCTGTCAGCCGCCCTGTCTCCTGGCTGCACAGGGAGCCACGGGGCCAAGTGGCGTATCCTGAGCCCTGGGGTGGCTGATGCCAGGGCGGCCCGCAGGGCAGCCTCACGGAAGGGCCCGGTGGGATGTGGGTAGTGTGCGAAGCCCCTCAGCCTGGGTCCCGCCTAGCTTAGGAGTGGTGGCCTCGAGGGAGCTGCATCTTGCAGCCATGTGGAGTCTGGGACTTTGAGCAGCAGGAAGTGCATTTGCTGGGGTCTCGAGGACCCGAAGCCTGAGCATGCGGCTCACCCCGGGGTGGCCCTGGAGGCCcctgaccccaccccacccacagaGCACGAGGGCCCCGTCAGCTCAGTCTGTGTCAGCCCCGATGGCCTCCGTGTGCTGTCTGCCACCTCCTCGGGCCACCTGGGCTTCCTGGACACGCTGTCCCGGGTGTACCACATGCTGGCTCGCTCCCACACCGCCCCGGTGCTGGCCCTCGCCATGGAGCAGAGGCGGGGACAGCTGGCCACCGTGTCCCAGGACCGCACCGTCCGCATCTGGGACCTGGCCACCCTGCAGCAGGTGGGGTTTGGCAGGGGCAGCACAGCAGGGAGGGCCGGGAGGTCCTGAAGCTGGGGTTTGTCAGTGGGGGTGAGGGGGGCCTATAGGGACCTGGACTTTCCAGCCTGTGTCGGCCCCGTGGGTTTGGGCCGCCTGGAGAGCCCCTAGGCCCTTGAGATCCCTGCCCTCCCCTCAGCATGGCCCCTGTCCCACAGCTATATGACTTCACATCATCAGAGGAGGCCCCGTGCGCTGTCACCTTCCACCCCACAAGGCCAACCTTTTTCTGCGGCTTTAGTAGTGGGGCCGTGCGCTCCTTCAGCTTGGAGGCCGCTGAGGTCCCGGTGGAACACACGTAAGTGCCCAGCTGGCCACCAGGGGGTCATGTGCAGGATGGCCAGCGCTGGCTGGAGCCCCACCCTTTGCTGCCCCACGGGGActtctgtggccaggctggttggcTGGAGGTTGAGGGACCCCATGGTTCTTGGGGCTTCGTGCCCTACCTGGGCTTCGGGGCTAGGGCCAGCGGGGTCCCTGTGTGTGCTGCAGGTGCCACCGAGGAGCCATCACCGGCCTGACCGCCACCCCTGACGGCCGCCTGCTCTTCAGCTCCTGCTCTGAGGGCTCCCTGGCCCAGTACAGCTGTGCGGACCCCCACTGGCATGTCCTCCGAGTGGCAGGTTGGGCCCCCCGCAGCCACTCGGGGGGACTCCTCAGGGCGGGGGAGGCCTGGGTCTGGTGCAGGCCAACACCTGGACACACATGCCGGTTTCCTGGTCCACTGGCTGGGTCCTATGGGGGGGCGTGGCCGCCTCAGTAACCTTGTCAAGGCCCTGAGGAGACTGTGGTTTAGCGTTCGCCGGCCCCCAAGGCCAGAGATCAGCTCAGGTCTGTGCCCAGGAGGCGGCAGGTAGCCCAAGCTCCAGGTCAGCAGCTGGAGTCAGACCCAGGCATGGATACCTGCCCTGTCCTGCGGCCACCATAACTTGGGCCCCCTGAGTGGTCACTTGTGACTACTGCTGGCCCACGGGGACTCCCAGCTCCCCTGGCAGCGCCTGGTGCCCACTGGCACCTTGGCGTTCCTCTGCTGGTGTGATGCGTCTGTGCTCCTGGGCTGGTGTTTCCCGAaagtgggggcgggggcggcggccTCCTCAGGCCCTGGCCATGTGCACCCCGGCACTCCCTCCCCACCTAGCTGACCCCTGCCCCGTGTGACCACAGCAGACATGGTATGCCCGGATGCCCCCGCGAGCCCCAGCGCTCTGGCAGTCAGCAGGGATGGCCACTTGCTGGCCTTCGTGGGACCCTCCAGGTGCACAGTGACAGTCACGGACTCGGCCTCCCTTGATGAGGTGAGTCCGCAGCCCTCCTGGGTCCAGGGAGACTGGGTCATGAGAGTGTGGctgcaggggcaggagggaggtcACGGCCACTCGGGAGCAGGACCTGGGCCCTGTCCTGCCTCCTGTCGCAGAGTACACATCAGCCATGTGGGGCCCAGGTGCGGCCAGGTTCCTGTACAGGGCAGTGCTGCCTGAGTGCCGAGTGAGTGTCCCGGGACCTCCCTCCCGAGCCTGACCCTGGGTGGCGCTCGCTCTGCCCAGGGGCCCTGACTGTCGGCCACTTACCGCTACCCCCAGCTGCTGCGAGTTGACATCGGCACTCTGGACCTGGCCAGCAGCCGCCTGGACTCAGCCATGGCTGTGTGCTTTGGCCCTGCAGCTCTGGGCCACCTGCTGGTGTCCACCTCGTCCAACAGAGTCGTGGTGCTGGATGCTGTGTCGGGCCGCATCATCCGGGAGGTGAGCCTCAGGGCTGCAGCCCGCTGACCTGGCCCTCCTTATGCTGTCCAGGCCTGGTCTCTGTGCCTGCAGCACCTCCAGCTGGGCGGGGGGCCATCGCCACACCCACAATGAAGGGAGGTCCCAGACTGCTGGGCACACTCCTGAGACACGGCATTTTCCAAGAGCACTGTGTTCCAGCTGCCCGGTGTCCACCCTGAGCCCTGTCCCTCCTTGACGCTCAGTGAGGACGCCCGCTTCCTGCTGATTGCCGCCGGCCGGACCATCAAGGTGTGGGACTACACGACACAGGCCAGCCCAGGCCCCCAGGTGTGTGCGTGGGGAGGCAGGTGGCTTTAGCGGTCAGGAGCCTCCTCAGGTGGCCTTGGAGACCCCTGCAGGcatgggtgggggcagggagagcagAAGGTGAGGGGTGAGAGTGACCCCCCAAGGACCCTCTGTGCCTCCAGGGCCTCACACTGTGTGGGGCTCACTGCCTCCGGGGACTGGGCACACGGCAGCATCCATGCCCTGCCTCGGGGTCCTGCATGTGACACCGCTACCCCTAGGTGTACATCGGCCACTCGGAACCCGTGCAGGCTGTGGCTTTCTCTCCTGACCAGCAGCAGGTCCTCAGCGCAGGGGACGCCGTCTTCCTCTGGGATGTCCTGGCCACTACTGAGAGGCAAGTGCCTACTCTCAGCTTTGTCTACCTAGGCCCCCCAGGCCCTCCTGaaaccctctctcctccctctccagcAACCAAAGCTTCCCCGTGGCCCCCCAAGCCTGTGAGGCAGGTGAGTGGCTGTGCTCAGCTGGGGGACAGGCGCTGCGCTGACTCTGGGGCCGGTCCTGTGTCTGCCCAGtggcccttcctcttccttcccaaaCATCACAGGGCTCCTTCTTCCCCAGGCTCGGGCATAGGACCACTGGAGGACGCATCGTCCAGGGCCAGCGAGCTCCCCCAGCAGCAGGTCCCCAAGCCATCTCAGGCATCTCTACCACGGCTGGGCATCTGTGCCAGGCCTCCCGAAGGTGGCGATGGTGAGCAGCAGGGGTCCTGAAGGAGTGGGGGGATTCGGGGGTCTGAGAGGGCACAGGCCCAGTGGCAGCAGGTACTCACGCACATCCAGCTCGGGTGCAGGTGCCATCACT harbors:
- the WDR90 gene encoding WD repeat-containing protein 90 isoform X17, which translates into the protein MARGSARRAGVPGSGIQGRRPERSGPRLGPEARAPAQAGSRLPGSHPRASGAWLPSGARARPASLAGVGVAGEGVESPGSCLLPEARPSPAVAPARVAESPDARRPLPTAWQHPFLNVFRHFRVDEWKRSAKQGDVAVVTDKTLKGAVYRIRGSVSAANYIQLPGSSTQSLGLTGRYLYVLFRPLPGKHFVIHLDVSTKDNQVIRVSFSNLFKEFKSTATWLQFPLVLETRTPQRGDTKMGCGWSRTDLVGLAPSRARWTCLQLDLQDILLVYLNRCYGHLKSIRLCASLLVRNLYTSDLCFEPAISGAQWAKLPVTPMPREMAFPVPKGESWHDRYIHVRFPSDSLKVPSKLIEKSCSPPEAVLLGPGPQPLPCPVASSKPVRFSVSPVVQTPSPTASGRAPLAPRPFLEVSLSQERSDASNVDGPGFHSLEPWAHVEASDVHTAAAGTHVLTHESAEVPVVRTGSCEGFLPDPVLRLKGVIGFGGHSTRQALWTPDGAAVVYPCHAVIVVLLVDTGEQRFFLGHTDKVSALALDGSSSLLASAQARAPSVMRLWDFQTGQCLCLFRSPVHVVCSLSFSDSGALLCGVGKDHHGRTMVVAWGTGQVGLGGEVVVLAKAHTDFDVQAFRVTFFDETRMASCGQGSVRLWRLRGGALRSCPVDLGEHHTLQFTDLAFKQAQDGRLEPLAAMLFVCSRSGHILEIDCQRMVVRHARRLLPTRTPGGRHPQKQTFSSGPGIAISSLSISPAMCAVGSEDGFLRLWPLDFSSVLLEAEHEGPVSSVCVSPDGLRVLSATSSGHLGFLDTLSRVYHMLARSHTAPVLALAMEQRRGQLATVSQDRTVRIWDLATLQQLYDFTSSEEAPCAVTFHPTRPTFFCGFSSGAVRSFSLEAAEVPVEHTCHRGAITGLTATPDGRLLFSSCSEGSLAQYSCADPHWHVLRVAADMVCPDAPASPSALAVSRDGHLLAFVGPSRCTVTVTDSASLDELLRVDIGTLDLASSRLDSAMAVCFGPAALGHLLVSTSSNRVVVLDAVSGRIIRESTVFQLPGVHPEPCPSLTLSEDARFLLIAAGRTIKVWDYTTQASPGPQVYIGHSEPVQAVAFSPDQQQVLSAGDAVFLWDVLATTESNQSFPVAPQACEAGSGIGPLEDASSRASELPQQQVPKPSQASLPRLGICARPPEGGDGVRDTRNSGAPRTTCLASYKAFTPARVSCSPHSAKVGTCLPPASGGWLRLKAVVGYSGNGRANMVWRPDTGFFAYTCGRLVVVEDLHSGAQQHWSGHSAEVSTLALSHSAQVLASASGCSSTTAHCQIRIWDVSGGLCQHLISHHSTTVLALAFSPDDRLLVTLGDHDGRTLALWGTTTYDLVSSTRLPEPVHGVAFNPWDAGELTCVGQGTVTFRLLQQRGADISLQVRREPVPEAVGAGELTSLCYGAPPLLYCGTSSGQVCVWDTRAGRCFLSWEADDGGIGLLLFSGSRLVSGSSVGQLRLWAVGAVSELRCKGSGARSSSVFMEHELVLDGAVVSASFDDSVDMGVVGTTAGTLWFVSWAEGTSTRLISGHRSKVNEVVFGPGEAHCATCSEDGSVRVWALASMELVIQFQVLNQSCLCLAWSPPCCGRPEQQRLAAGYGDGSLRIFSVSRTAMELKMHPHPVALTAVAFSTDGQTVLSGDKDGLVAVSHPRTGTTFRVLSDHQGAPISTICVTCKECEDLGVEGTDLWLAASGDQRVSVWASDWLRNRCDLVDWLSFPMPATTETQGHLPPSLAAFCPWDGALLMYVGPGVYKEVIIYNLCQKQSAC
- the WDR90 gene encoding WD repeat-containing protein 90 isoform X1; translated protein: MARGSARRAGVPGSGIQGRRPERSGPRLGPEARAPAQAGSRLPGSHPRASGAWLPSGARARPASLAGVGVAGEGVESPGSCLLPEARPSPAVAPARVAESPDARRPLPTAWQHPFLNVFRHFRVDEWKRSAKQGDVAVVTDKTLKGAVYRIRGSVSAANYIQLPGSSTQSLGLTGRYLYVLFRPLPGKHFVIHLDVSTKDNQVIRVSFSNLFKEFKSTATWLQFPLVLETRTPQRGDTKMGCGWSRTDLVGLAPSRARWTCLQLDLQDILLVYLNRCYGHLKSIRLCASLLVRNLYTSDLCFEPAISGAQWAKLPVTPMPREMAFPVPKGESWHDRYIHVRFPSDSLKVPSKLIEKSCSPPEAVLLGPGPQPLPCPVASSKPVRFSVSPVVQTPSPTASGRAPLAPRPFLEVSLSQERSDASNVDGPGFHSLEPWAHVEASDVHTAAAGTHVLTHESAEVPVVRTGSCEGFLPDPVLRLKGVIGFGGHSTRQALWTPDGAAVVYPCHAVIVVLLVDTGEQRFFLGHTDKVSALALDGSSSLLASAQARAPSVMRLWDFQTGQCLCLFRSPVHVVCSLSFSDSGALLCGVGKDHHGRTMVVAWGTGQVGLGGEVVVLAKAHTDFDVQAFRVTFFDETRMASCGQGSVRLWRLRGGALRSCPVDLGEHHTLQFTDLAFKQAQDGRLEPLAAMLFVCSRSGHILEIDCQRMVVRHARRLLPTRTPGGRHPQKQTFSSGPGIAISSLSISPAMCAVGSEDGFLRLWPLDFSSVLLEAEHEGPVSSVCVSPDGLRVLSATSSGHLGFLDTLSRVYHMLARSHTAPVLALAMEQRRGQLATVSQDRTVRIWDLATLQQLYDFTSSEEAPCAVTFHPTRPTFFCGFSSGAVRSFSLEAAEVPVEHTCHRGAITGLTATPDGRLLFSSCSEGSLAQYSCADPHWHVLRVAADMVCPDAPASPSALAVSRDGHLLAFVGPSRCTVTVTDSASLDELLRVDIGTLDLASSRLDSAMAVCFGPAALGHLLVSTSSNRVVVLDAVSGRIIRESTVFQLPGVHPEPCPSLTLSEDARFLLIAAGRTIKVWDYTTQASPGPQVYIGHSEPVQAVAFSPDQQQVLSAGDAVFLWDVLATTESNQSFPVAPQACEAGSGIGPLEDASSRASELPQQQVPKPSQASLPRLGICARPPEGGDGVRDTRNSGAPRTTCLASYKAFTPARVSCSPHSAKVGTCLPPASGGWLRLKAVVGYSGNGRANMVWRPDTGFFAYTCGRLVVVEDLHSGAQQHWSGHSAEVSTLALSHSAQVLASASGCSSTTAHCQIRIWDVSGGLCQHLISHHSTTVLALAFSPDDRLLVTLGDHDGRTLALWGTTTYDLVSSTRLPEPVHGVAFNPWDAGELTCVGQGTVTFRLLQQRGADISLQVRREPVPEAVGAGELTSLCYGAPPLLYCGTSSGQVCVWDTRAGRCFLSWEADDGGIGLLLFSGSRLVSGSSVGQLRLWAVGAVSELRCKGSGARSSSVFMEHELVLDGAVVSASFDDSVDMGVVGTTAGTLWFVSWAEGTSTRLISGHRSKVNEVVFGPGEAHCATCSEDGSVRVWALASMELVIQFQVLNQSCLCLAWSPPCCGRPEQQRLAAGYGDGSLRIFSVSRTAMELKMHPHPVALTAVAFSTDGQTVLSGDKDGLVAVSHPRTGTTFRVLSDHQGAPISTICVTCKECEDLGVEGTDLWLAASGDQRVSVWASDWLRNRCDLVDWLSFPMPATTETQGHLPPSLAAFCPWDGALLMYVGPGVYKEVIIYNLCQKQVVEKIPLPFFAMSLSLSPGSYLLAVGFAGLHRPPGCSSPPPATRSWCGRSLAAEMQQGLWCWASRLVTSGTWTQAWQRSQAVNGLMLGQARIHVNCLEQAVVNLAT